TACTTCTGAGAAATCAGAGATCTCTTCTGATTCTAAAATTTCAAACTCTAAAAGGTGAGCATGATTTTTATGCTCTTCTATCACTGAATAGATATAAGACATAGTATTTTCACTGGCAATATCTTCAAAAGAGATATTAACAGCAACTCTTTTACCTTTTTTGATAATTAGGTTAAAGGCTTCATTAATCATGATTTTGATGATATTTGGATAAAGCTTAGCTTTTTTTGCAATATCTAAAAAGAAGTATGGAGAAACAACAGTTCCATCTTCTTCTATGTATCTAACTAGCGCTTCATACTTATATACTTCTTTTGTCTGAGTATTTACGATTGGCTGGAAATACCCTTTAAAGTTGTCATTTTTAACACCATTTTTGATTTTTTTAATCCATTTGATATTTTCTTCAAATGATTCTTGGATATTAAATGAGTCATCATAGATTAAGATAGGTTCAAATTTTCTTCTTGCATAAGAAACAACTCTTTGTGCATATTTATAAGCATTTGAGTTTTCACTTTTTGCAATACCAATAGTGATATTTAAGTCAATTTCATGTTCATCAATGTAAACAGGGTCTTCTTCAATATAGTTTTCAAACTCTTTACATAGTTGATATAATTCTTGAATATCTCTATTAAAATCATTTGAAACAATTAAGAACTTATCTGCTTCAATTCTATAAATTCTAAAGTCTTCTTTTCTAAAGAACTTCTTTAAAGAGTCTGCAAATTCAATAAGAACTTTGTCTCCATTGGTTTCTCCAAATAGGTCATTGATAGTTGAAAATTTATCAATATTTACCATTGCCATTAAACCTTGTTGTGATGTCTCAAGGTCTTTTTTTAGTCTATTTCTATTTGGAAGGTGAGTTAAGTTATCAACATATAAGTCTTTTAATTCATGATAAAGTAAAGACTGACTCATAAGTTGAAGAAGTTTTTTCATGTCAATTGGTTTTAAAACATATTTGTCAACACCTATATCAATAGCTTCTAATAAGTATTCAGTATTTGAAAAAGCAGTTGCTACAATAATAGGAATATTTGAGTTGATTTTTTTGATTTCTCTAATCATTTCTAGCCCATTCATAATAGGCATATTAACGTCAGTAATAATAATATCTATTTCTGATTCATGTTCTTTAAATAGTTCTAAACCTTGAGCTCCATTTTCAGCTACAAGTTGTTTTTTTGTAAAGCCTTTTAAGATATTAAGTGTTATTTCTCTAAGTGCAGCTTCATCTTCTGCATAAAGAATTGTGATATTTTTTAAAATTGAGACATTTTCTATCATTAAGACTTACTCCATATATATTACGATATAATATTATACTATATATTAGATGAACATTATATGTAAGCAATATACAATATTATTTTAGGAATTTTAGTGTCTAAAACAAGATGTGATCACTGCCATTTAGAATTTGATGATAGTGTTATGATAAAAGAGAGTAATTTAAATTTTTGTTGCAAAGGTTGCCAAGGAGTTTACCATCTTTTAAAGGATGATAGACTGGATTCTTTTTATGATAAGCTTGGAAATAAAACTATTAATCCTCCTATTGAAGTTGATGATGATATTAATAGATTTGATACTAAAAGTTTTGAAGAAATGTTTATTTCTACAAACGAAGATGGCTTTAAACAAATTGACTTGATAATTGAAGGAATTCATTGTGCTGCTTGTGTTTGGCTAAATGAAAAAGTACTTTATGATACTGATGGAATAGTAAGTGCTGATATTAATTTTACAAATAATAAAGCAAAGATAGTTTGGGATGATACAAGTGTTAAACTATCAGACATAATTAAAAAAATAAGAAGTATTGGTTACAACGCTTATGCTTATGATGCAAGTACTGCTGATGAACAAGCTGTAAAATCAAAAAGAGACTACTTTATTCGTATGATGGTTGCAGTTTTTGCAAGTATGAATATTATGATGCTTTCTGTTGCAAAATATACTGGCTTTTTCACAGGAATGGATGAAGAAGTAAGAGGTTTTGTTCATTTAGGTGAATTTATTCTTGCAACTCCTGTATTATTCTATTCTGGATGGATATTCTTCCGTGGTGCATATTATGGTTTAAGAAATCGTATTTTAAATATGGACTTCTTGGTTAGTTCAGGAGCAACGCTAACTTATATTTATTCACTATTTATTCTTTTTGGGGCAAAAGGTGAAAGCTATTTTGACTCCGTTGCTATGATTATTACCTTTGTATTAGTTGGAAAGTATTTAGAAGTAATTGGTAAAAAAAGTGCTGTAGATACTTTAGATAAAATCAAAGGAACACTTCCTTTAGAAGCAACTGTAGTAAAAGATGGAGTTAAAAAATCAATTCCACTAAATAGTATCAAAGTAGGTGATATTATTGAGTTAAGGTCTGGCGAAAAAGTTTGTATTGATGGTTTTATTACTAGTGGAGAAGGTAATTTTGATGAATCAAGCTTAACGGGTGAGTCTTTACCTATTTATAAAAAGAAAGGTCAAAAAGTATTTAGTGGAACAATAAACAGTGATAGTGTTATTAGATATGAAGCTAGTAAAACATATAAAGATTCAACTTTAAACTCTATTGTAACTCTACTAGAAGATTCTCTTAGTTCAAAACCAAAAATTGAGCATAAAGCAAATGAAGTATCAAAAGGTTTTACTCTCACTATTCTTTCTTTATCTTTACTTACTTTCTTGGTTTGGTATTTCTTAGGGATAGATTTAGGTTTTGATTATGAGGGAACTAATCATTTTGAGAAATCATTTATTGTAGCTATTTCTGTTATTGTTATTGCTTGTCCTTGTGCCTTAGCTCTTGCTACACCAATTGCAAGTTTGGTTGGTATTTCAGAACTTGCTAAAAAAGGTCTACTTTTTAAAGAAGCAAAATATATTGAATCAATGGCTAAAGCAGATACTTTAGTGATGGATAAAACAGGAACTATTACAAAGGGTGAATTAAAAGTTAAAAAAATGAGGCTTTTAGATGATAATATTCATAAGTTAAATCTTTTATATTCTGTATTGGAAGCTTCAACTCACCCAGTTTCTGTTTCAGTTAAGAAACATCTTGAAAAAGAGTTATCTTTAGAGATAAAAGATATATTTGATGTAAAACAAGTTGAAGCAAAGGGAATAAAAGCAAAATATAAAAATGTAGATGGAAAACTGTTTCATCTTATGGGTGGAAATATTGAGCTTCTAAAAGACAGTGGTATTAACTATAAATTTGATTCAAATAATACAGTATATATTTTTGCAATTAATAGAAGAGTAATAGCAACGTTTGAATTAGTAGATGAGATAAAAGAAGGTGCTAAAGAGCTTATTGATGATGCTTACTCAAATGGTTTAGATGTAGTGATGTTAACTGGTGATAATGAAAGTGTAGCTTCTAAAGTTGCATCTCAAGTTGGAATTAAAACTTTTGTAGCAGGAATTAATCCTATAAAAAAAGCAGAATATATAAAAAGTTTAAAAGAGTCAGGAAAAACAGTTATTATGGCTGGTGATGGTATTAATGATTCTATTGCTTTAGCTAAATCAGATGTTGCCATAGCTATGGGTAACTCTTCAGATGTAACAATTTCTGTATCTGATGTTGTTTTATTAAATAATTCATTAGAAAGTCTTTTAAAAGCATTTACGATATCAAGAAGAACCTATAAGTTTATAAAACAGAATCTTACTTTATCTTTAGTGTATAATGCAATAACTATACCTTTAGCAATGGCAGGACTTGTAATACCTTTAGTGGCAGCTTTATCTATGAGTTTAAGTTCACTACTAGTAGTTGCAAACTCTATGAGAATTAAACAAAAATAAATAGGATAAAAAAATGATAAATGATACTTTATTGATGATGTTAATTGTAGGACTTGTTGTCTCTTTTGCAATTCTAGCAGTATTTATCTGGGGTGCAAAAGGCGGCCAGTTTGATGATAGTAGAAAAATGATGGATGGATTATTATTTGATGGAACTGATGATTTAAATGATGCTGTTAAAAAAGAGGAAAAAGTAAAAAAAGCGAAAGAGCATAAAAAAAGTGAACCACCTAAGAAGTGATTCACTTTTTATTATATGAAAAGCTAATTAGAATGCAGCGATTTGCTTAGCTAAATCTTCAATATCAGCATCAGAAAGTCTTGCAACTTGACCTTTCATAACACCTTTCATAGCACCACCGTAAGAACCATCTTTGTAACCTTTTAATGCAGCAACAGTTTTTTCAACTGGCCAACCTTTAATTACAGCAGACTTTCCTAGTGCAGGTTTCTCTGCAGCAGCCCCATGACATCCAGCACATGGTGCCCAGTTTGCAGCCATTAATGAAGCAGCAGCAATCATTGTTCCTAAAACAATCTTTTTCATTTAATCTCCTTGTTTATATAAAACTAAATTTTATCACTTTTTTCTTTTATTTAACTTATGAATTTCTTCAAATTAAGGATAAAATTATAACCTAGTGTAATATTTCTACTAATTT
The Arcobacter sp. F155 genome window above contains:
- the ccoS gene encoding cbb3-type cytochrome oxidase assembly protein CcoS, which produces MINDTLLMMLIVGLVVSFAILAVFIWGAKGGQFDDSRKMMDGLLFDGTDDLNDAVKKEEKVKKAKEHKKSEPPKK
- a CDS encoding heavy metal translocating P-type ATPase; translated protein: MSKTRCDHCHLEFDDSVMIKESNLNFCCKGCQGVYHLLKDDRLDSFYDKLGNKTINPPIEVDDDINRFDTKSFEEMFISTNEDGFKQIDLIIEGIHCAACVWLNEKVLYDTDGIVSADINFTNNKAKIVWDDTSVKLSDIIKKIRSIGYNAYAYDASTADEQAVKSKRDYFIRMMVAVFASMNIMMLSVAKYTGFFTGMDEEVRGFVHLGEFILATPVLFYSGWIFFRGAYYGLRNRILNMDFLVSSGATLTYIYSLFILFGAKGESYFDSVAMIITFVLVGKYLEVIGKKSAVDTLDKIKGTLPLEATVVKDGVKKSIPLNSIKVGDIIELRSGEKVCIDGFITSGEGNFDESSLTGESLPIYKKKGQKVFSGTINSDSVIRYEASKTYKDSTLNSIVTLLEDSLSSKPKIEHKANEVSKGFTLTILSLSLLTFLVWYFLGIDLGFDYEGTNHFEKSFIVAISVIVIACPCALALATPIASLVGISELAKKGLLFKEAKYIESMAKADTLVMDKTGTITKGELKVKKMRLLDDNIHKLNLLYSVLEASTHPVSVSVKKHLEKELSLEIKDIFDVKQVEAKGIKAKYKNVDGKLFHLMGGNIELLKDSGINYKFDSNNTVYIFAINRRVIATFELVDEIKEGAKELIDDAYSNGLDVVMLTGDNESVASKVASQVGIKTFVAGINPIKKAEYIKSLKESGKTVIMAGDGINDSIALAKSDVAIAMGNSSDVTISVSDVVLLNNSLESLLKAFTISRRTYKFIKQNLTLSLVYNAITIPLAMAGLVIPLVAALSMSLSSLLVVANSMRIKQK
- a CDS encoding EAL domain-containing protein — translated: MIENVSILKNITILYAEDEAALREITLNILKGFTKKQLVAENGAQGLELFKEHESEIDIIITDVNMPIMNGLEMIREIKKINSNIPIIVATAFSNTEYLLEAIDIGVDKYVLKPIDMKKLLQLMSQSLLYHELKDLYVDNLTHLPNRNRLKKDLETSQQGLMAMVNIDKFSTINDLFGETNGDKVLIEFADSLKKFFRKEDFRIYRIEADKFLIVSNDFNRDIQELYQLCKEFENYIEEDPVYIDEHEIDLNITIGIAKSENSNAYKYAQRVVSYARRKFEPILIYDDSFNIQESFEENIKWIKKIKNGVKNDNFKGYFQPIVNTQTKEVYKYEALVRYIEEDGTVVSPYFFLDIAKKAKLYPNIIKIMINEAFNLIIKKGKRVAVNISFEDIASENTMSYIYSVIEEHKNHAHLLEFEILESEEISDFSEVFKFIENVKSYGCNVGVDDFGAGYSNFNMLVNLKISYVKIDGSLIKNIDSSENQKIIVKTITEFAKRFGFATVAEFVSSEEIYKQIKELGVDYCQGYYFDAPLSFDEIN
- a CDS encoding c-type cytochrome; the encoded protein is MKKIVLGTMIAAASLMAANWAPCAGCHGAAAEKPALGKSAVIKGWPVEKTVAALKGYKDGSYGGAMKGVMKGQVARLSDADIEDLAKQIAAF